From one Oncorhynchus keta strain PuntledgeMale-10-30-2019 chromosome 30, Oket_V2, whole genome shotgun sequence genomic stretch:
- the LOC118377102 gene encoding uncharacterized protein LOC118377102 isoform X7 produces MKAKVRVLCFTMKAKVRVLCFTMKAKVRVLCFTMKAKVRVLCSTMKAKVRVLYFTMKARVMVLCFTMKAKVRVLCSTMKAKVRVLCSTMKAKVRVLCSTMKAKVRVLCSTMKAKVRVLCSTMKAKVRVLCFTMKAKVRVLCFTMKAKVRVLCFTMKAKVRVLCSTMKAKVRVLCSTMKAKVRVLYFTMKARVMVLCFTMKAKVRVLCSTMKAKVRVLCSTMKAKVRVLCSTMKAKVRVLCFTMKAKVRVLCFTMKAKVRVLCSTMKAKVRVLCFTMKVRVLCSTMKAKVRVLCFTMKVRVLCFTMKVRVLCFTMKVRVLCFTMKGRVLCFTMKVRVLCSTMKAKVRVLCFTMKVRVLCFTMKAKVRVLCFTMKAKVRVLYFTMKARVRIRVLCFTMKARVRVLCSTMKARVRVLCSTMKARVRIRVLCSTMKAKVRVLCSTMKAKVRVLCSTMKAKVRIRVLCCTVKDNCGWKLHFIENIVPF; encoded by the exons ATgaaggctaag gttagggttctttgttttacaatgaaggctaaggttagggttctttgttttacaatgaaggctaag gttagggttctttgttttacaatgaaggctaaggttagggttcttTGTTCTACAATgaaggctaag gttagggttctttattttacaatgaaggctagggttatggttctttgttttacaatgaaggctaaggttagggttcttTGTTCTACAATgaaggctaag GTTAGGGTTCTTTGTTCTACAATgaaggctaag gttagggttcttTGTTCTACAATgaaggctaaggttagggttcttTGTTCTACAATgaaggctaaggttagggttcttTGTTCTACAATgaaggctaaggttagggttctttgttttacaatgaaggctaaggttagggttctttgttttacaatgaaggctaag gttagggttctttgttttacaatgaaggctaaggttagggttcttTGTTCTACAATgaaggctaaggttagggttcttTGTTCTACAATgaaggctaaggttagggttctttattttacaatgaaggctagggttatggttctttgttttacaatgaaggctaaggttagggttcttTGTTCTACAATgaaggctaaggttagggttcttTGTTCTACAATgaaggctaaggttagggttcttTGTTCTACAATgaaggctaaggttagggttctttgttttacaatgaaggctaaggttagggttctttgttttacaatgaaggctaaggttagg GTTCTTTGTTCTACAATgaaggctaaggttagggttcttTGTTTTACAATGAAGGTTAGGGTTCTTTGTTCTACAATgaaggctaaggttagggttctttgttttacaatgaag GTTAGGGTTCTTTGTTTTACAATGAAG gttagggttcttTGTTTTACAATGAAGGTTAGGGTTCTTTGTTTTACAATGAAGGGTAGGGTTCTTTGTTTTACAATGAAG GTTAGGGTTCTTTGTTCTACAATgaaggctaaggttagggttctttgttttacaatgaaggttagggttctttgttttacaatgaaggctaaggttagggttctttgttttacaatgaaggctaaggttagggttcttTATTTCACAATgaaggctagggttaggattagggttctttgttttacaatgaaggctagggttagggttcttTGTTCTACAatgaaggctagggttagggttcttTGTTCTACAATgaaggctagggttaggattagggttctTTGTTCTACAATgaaggctaaggttagg GTTCTTTGTTCTACAATgaaggctaaggttagggttcttTGTTCTACAATGAAGgctaaggttaggattagggttctTTGTTGTACTGTGAAGGATAACTGTGGATGGAAATTGCATTTTATAGAAAATATAGTACCTTTTTAA
- the LOC118377102 gene encoding uncharacterized protein LOC118377102 isoform X31, with protein sequence MKAKVRVLCFTMKAKVRVLCFTMKAKVRVLCFTMKAKVRVLCSTMKAKVRVLYFTMKARVMVLCFTMKAKVRVLCSTMKAKVRVLCSTMKAKVRVLCSTMKAKVRVLCSTMKAKVRVLCSTMKAKVRVLCFTMKAKVRVLCFTMKAKVRVLCFTMKVRVLCSTMKAKVRVLCFTMKVRVLCFTMKVRVLCFTMKVRVLCFTMKGRVLCFTMKVRVLCFTMKVRVLCSTMKAKVRVLCFTMKVRVLCSTMKAKVRVLCFTMKVRVLCFTMKAKVRVLCFTMKAKVRVLYFTMKARVRIRVLCFTMKARVRVLCSTMKARVRVLCSTMKARVRIRVLCSTMKAKVRVLCSTMKAKVRVLCSTMKAKVRIRVLCCTVKDNCGWKLHFIENIVPF encoded by the exons ATgaaggctaag gttagggttctttgttttacaatgaaggctaaggttagggttctttgttttacaatgaaggctaag gttagggttctttgttttacaatgaaggctaaggttagggttcttTGTTCTACAATgaaggctaag gttagggttctttattttacaatgaaggctagggttatggttctttgttttacaatgaaggctaaggttagggttcttTGTTCTACAATgaaggctaag GTTAGGGTTCTTTGTTCTACAATgaaggctaag gttagggttcttTGTTCTACAATgaaggctaaggttagggttcttTGTTCTACAATgaaggctaaggttagggttcttTGTTCTACAATgaaggctaaggttagggttctttgttttacaatgaaggctaaggttagggttctttgttttacaatgaaggctaag gttagggttcttTGTTTTACAATGAAGGTTAGGGTTCTTTGTTCTACAATgaaggctaaggttagggttctttgttttacaatgaag GTTAGGGTTCTTTGTTTTACAATGAAG gttagggttcttTGTTTTACAATGAAGGTTAGGGTTCTTTGTTTTACAATGAAGGGTAGGGTTCTTTGTTTTACAATGAAGGTTAGG GTTCTTTGTTTTACAATGAAGGTTAGGGTTCTTTGTTCTACAATgaaggctaaggttagggttcttTGTTTTACAATGAAGGTTAGGGTTCTTTGTTCTACAATgaaggctaaggttagggttctttgttttacaatgaaggttagggttctttgttttacaatgaaggctaaggttagggttctttgttttacaatgaaggctaaggttagggttcttTATTTCACAATgaaggctagggttaggattagggttctttgttttacaatgaaggctagggttagggttcttTGTTCTACAatgaaggctagggttagggttcttTGTTCTACAATgaaggctagggttaggattagggttctTTGTTCTACAATgaaggctaaggttagg GTTCTTTGTTCTACAATgaaggctaaggttagggttcttTGTTCTACAATGAAGgctaaggttaggattagggttctTTGTTGTACTGTGAAGGATAACTGTGGATGGAAATTGCATTTTATAGAAAATATAGTACCTTTTTAA
- the LOC118377102 gene encoding uncharacterized protein LOC118377102 isoform X22, with translation MKAKVRVLCFTMKAKVRVLCFTMKAKVRVLCFTMKAKVRVLCSTMKAKVRVLYFTMKARVMVLCFTMKAKVRVLCSTMKAKVRVLCSTMKAKVRVLCSTMKAKVRVLCSTMKAKVRVLCSTMKAKVRVLCFTMKAKVRVLCFTMKAKVRVLCFTMKAKVRVLCSTMKAKVRVLCSTMKAKVRVLYFTMKARVMVLCFTMKAKVRVLCSTMKAKVRVLCSTMKAKVRVLCSTMKAKVRVLCFTMKAKVRVLCFTMKAKVRVLCSTMKAKVRVLCFTMKVRVLCSTMKAKVRVLCFTMKAKVRVLCFTMKAKVRVLYFTMKARVRIRVLCFTMKARVRVLCSTMKARVRVLCSTMKARVRIRVLCSTMKAKVRVLCSTMKAKVRVLCSTMKAKVRIRVLCCTVKDNCGWKLHFIENIVPF, from the exons ATgaaggctaag gttagggttctttgttttacaatgaaggctaaggttagggttctttgttttacaatgaaggctaag gttagggttctttgttttacaatgaaggctaaggttagggttcttTGTTCTACAATgaaggctaag gttagggttctttattttacaatgaaggctagggttatggttctttgttttacaatgaaggctaaggttagggttcttTGTTCTACAATgaaggctaag GTTAGGGTTCTTTGTTCTACAATgaaggctaag gttagggttcttTGTTCTACAATgaaggctaaggttagggttcttTGTTCTACAATgaaggctaaggttagggttcttTGTTCTACAATgaaggctaaggttagggttctttgttttacaatgaaggctaaggttagggttctttgttttacaatgaaggctaag gttagggttctttgttttacaatgaaggctaaggttagggttcttTGTTCTACAATgaaggctaaggttagggttcttTGTTCTACAATgaaggctaaggttagggttctttattttacaatgaaggctagggttatggttctttgttttacaatgaaggctaaggttagggttcttTGTTCTACAATgaaggctaaggttagggttcttTGTTCTACAATgaaggctaaggttagggttcttTGTTCTACAATgaaggctaaggttagggttctttgttttacaatgaaggctaaggttagggttctttgttttacaatgaaggctaaggttagg GTTCTTTGTTCTACAATgaaggctaaggttagggttcttTGTTTTACAATGAAGGTTAGGGTTCTTTGTTCTACAATgaaggctaaggttagggttctttgttttacaatgaag gctaaggttagggttctttgttttacaatgaaggctaaggttagggttcttTATTTCACAATgaaggctagggttaggattagggttctttgttttacaatgaaggctagggttagggttcttTGTTCTACAatgaaggctagggttagggttcttTGTTCTACAATgaaggctagggttaggattagggttctTTGTTCTACAATgaaggctaaggttagg GTTCTTTGTTCTACAATgaaggctaaggttagggttcttTGTTCTACAATGAAGgctaaggttaggattagggttctTTGTTGTACTGTGAAGGATAACTGTGGATGGAAATTGCATTTTATAGAAAATATAGTACCTTTTTAA
- the LOC118377102 gene encoding uncharacterized protein LOC118377102 isoform X41 — MKAKVRVLCFTMKAKVRVLCFTMKAKVRVLCFTMKAKVRVLCSTMKAKVRVLYFTMKARVMVLCFTMKAKVRVLCSTMKAKVRVLCSTMKAKVRVLCSTMKAKVRVLCSTMKAKVRVLCSTMKAKVRVLCFTMKAKVRVLCFTMKAKVRVLCFTMKAKVRVLCSTMKAKVRVLCSTMKAKVRVLYFTMKARVMVLCFTMKAKVRVLCSTMKAKVRVLCSTMKAKVRVLCSTMKAKVRVLCFTMKAKVRVLCFTMKAKVRVLCSTMKAKVRVLCFTMKVRVLCSTMKAKVRVLCFTMKVRVLCFTMKVRVLCFTMKVRVLCSTMKAKVRIRVLCCTVKDNCGWKLHFIENIVPF, encoded by the exons ATgaaggctaag gttagggttctttgttttacaatgaaggctaaggttagggttctttgttttacaatgaaggctaag gttagggttctttgttttacaatgaaggctaaggttagggttcttTGTTCTACAATgaaggctaag gttagggttctttattttacaatgaaggctagggttatggttctttgttttacaatgaaggctaaggttagggttcttTGTTCTACAATgaaggctaag GTTAGGGTTCTTTGTTCTACAATgaaggctaag gttagggttcttTGTTCTACAATgaaggctaaggttagggttcttTGTTCTACAATgaaggctaaggttagggttcttTGTTCTACAATgaaggctaaggttagggttctttgttttacaatgaaggctaaggttagggttctttgttttacaatgaaggctaag gttagggttctttgttttacaatgaaggctaaggttagggttcttTGTTCTACAATgaaggctaaggttagggttcttTGTTCTACAATgaaggctaaggttagggttctttattttacaatgaaggctagggttatggttctttgttttacaatgaaggctaaggttagggttcttTGTTCTACAATgaaggctaaggttagggttcttTGTTCTACAATgaaggctaaggttagggttcttTGTTCTACAATgaaggctaaggttagggttctttgttttacaatgaaggctaaggttagggttctttgttttacaatgaaggctaaggttagg GTTCTTTGTTCTACAATgaaggctaaggttagggttcttTGTTTTACAATGAAGGTTAGGGTTCTTTGTTCTACAATgaaggctaaggttagggttctttgttttacaatgaag GTTAGGGTTCTTTGTTTTACAATGAAG gttagggttcttTGTTTTACAATGAAG gttagggttcttTGTTCTACAATGAAGgctaaggttaggattagggttctTTGTTGTACTGTGAAGGATAACTGTGGATGGAAATTGCATTTTATAGAAAATATAGTACCTTTTTAA
- the LOC118377102 gene encoding claudin-11-like isoform X45 — translation MANSCLQLSGFVMSCIGWVGILIATATNDWVVTCKYGMNTCKKMDELGAKGLWAECVISTALYHCISLTQILDLPAYIQTSRALMITGSLLGLPAVGMVLTATPCISLGDEPQSAKNKRSLLGGVLILLVALCGGVSTVWFPIGAHQDQGLMSFGFSLYAGWVGTAFCLLGGAMITCCSTEPSQHYNHHDNDRFYYSKGQGPGNPVPPSTNHAKSAHV, via the exons ATGGCGAACAGCTGTCTCCAGCTCAGCGGTTTTGTGATGAGTTGTATCGGCTGGGTCGGGATCCTTATCGCCACGGCCACCAACGACTGGGTCGTGACATGTAAATATGGCATGAACACCTGCAAGAAGATGGACGAGTTAGGAGCCAAGGGCCTGTGGGCTGAATGTGTCATTTCAACCGCCCTCTATCACTGTATATCACTGACACAGATATTGGACCTACCGG CATACATCCAGACGTCGAGGGCGTTGATGATAACTGGATCCCTCCTGGGGCTGCCTGCAGTGGGGATGGTCCTAACAGCCACGCCCTGCATCTCTCTGGGTGATGAGCCTCAGTCAGCCAAGAACAAACGATCCCTACTTGGGGGAGTTCTCATACTGCTAGTGG CTCTGTGTGGGGGGGTGTCCACAGTATGGTTTCCTATCGGAGCCCACCAGGACCAGGGACTCATGTCGTTTGGGTTCAGCCTGTACGCTGGCTGGGTGGGCACGGCCTTCTGTCTCCTGGGAGGGGCCATGATCACCTGCTGTTCTACTGAACCGTCCCAACACTACAATCACCATGACAACGACAGATTCTACTACTCCAAAGGACAGGGGCCTGGCAACCCTGTTCCACCCTCCACTAACCACGCCAAGAGTGCCCATGTTTAG